One Bacteroidales bacterium genomic window, AAAAATGGATACAAGGACAAATTGAACTAATAAGCAAAAAAACAGGTGTTTTTCAAGTAATTATTTTTTTCCTAATTGGATTATATGGGGGTTTTATTCATATTGGTGTCGGTATTTTTTTATTAGCCGGACTTGTTTTAAATGCCGGATACGATTTGGTTAAAGCAAATGCAATAAAAGTTTTTATTGTTCTTTTATATAGTCCTTTTGCCTTGACAATATTTATTATGAATAATCAGGTGGATTACTGGTTGGGGGCAGTTTCAGCAATCGGAAATATAATTGGTGGAATAGTTGCTTCACAATTTGCTGTAAGCTTTGGTGCAAAATATATAAGATGGATACTAATAATTATAATAATAGCGTTTTCATCAAAGTTATTAGGGATTATATAATTGAAGATTTTAGATTGATGA contains:
- a CDS encoding sulfite exporter TauE/SafE family protein, with the translated sequence MDIFFLENIDIYSWQVILILILAGFFVGVINTLAGSGTIITYSLFMLLGLPANLANGTIRLGVIMQTLAASLNFKRQNVLEIKKGIILGIPVVLGSIAGAQIAASINENIFEKILGGVMLLMLLFIFYDPKKWIQGQIELISKKTGVFQVIIFFLIGLYGGFIHIGVGIFLLAGLVLNAGYDLVKANAIKVFIVLLYSPFALTIFIMNNQVDYWLGAVSAIGNIIGGIVASQFAVSFGAKYIRWILIIIIIAFSSKLLGII